A genomic segment from Dehalococcoidia bacterium encodes:
- a CDS encoding glycerol-3-phosphate acyltransferase, with amino-acid sequence MVEAAILIAAAYLFGSIPTGYLVSRYAAGIDIRDYGSGNVGASNVIEHVGKWQGILQGAFDCLAKGLLPVIVGRLVGVDLWVQGAAGLAAVLGHNWSAYLKLTGGRGVSVAVGAALGLGMFWEILILGVAVFTVGRLLTHDTGFWTFVALLVLPFAGLMFRREPEVILTIVLICLMMFLKRLTANWERPSSEYPLPKVLLYRLVWDRDVPKRVEWTERRPD; translated from the coding sequence ATGGTCGAGGCCGCAATCCTCATAGCTGCAGCCTACCTATTCGGTTCAATCCCAACCGGATATCTGGTTTCGAGGTACGCGGCGGGCATCGACATCAGGGACTACGGTTCCGGCAACGTCGGAGCCTCAAACGTAATTGAACATGTGGGGAAGTGGCAGGGCATCCTCCAGGGAGCGTTCGATTGTTTAGCCAAGGGCTTGCTTCCGGTGATCGTAGGAAGGCTGGTAGGAGTCGACCTGTGGGTGCAGGGAGCTGCCGGCCTGGCCGCGGTCCTCGGGCACAACTGGTCAGCGTACCTAAAGCTGACCGGCGGAAGAGGAGTATCCGTCGCTGTCGGAGCCGCGCTCGGACTTGGCATGTTCTGGGAAATCCTTATCCTGGGAGTGGCCGTATTTACGGTAGGCAGGTTGCTAACCCACGACACTGGGTTCTGGACGTTCGTCGCGCTACTGGTGCTTCCCTTCGCCGGGCTCATGTTCAGGAGAGAACCAGAGGTAATTCTGACGATTGTCCTAATCTGCCTTATGATGTTCTTGAAGAGACTGACTGCAAATTGGGAGCGTCCTTCATCCGAATACCCTCTGCCAAAGGTCCTCTTGTACCGACTTGTGTGGGACCGTGACGTGCCGAAGAGGGTCGAGTGGACGGAACGCCGCCCAGACTGA